In Lotus japonicus ecotype B-129 chromosome 5, LjGifu_v1.2, one genomic interval encodes:
- the LOC130720748 gene encoding probable polygalacturonase yields the protein MKRLVTVLLLIAFSTALESNGDDHGPCKKITLDPRPHSVSILEFGAVGDGKTLNTVAFQNAVFYAKSFADKGGAQLYVPSGKWLTGSFNLTSHLTLFLEKGATIIASQDYAHWSVADPLPSYGRGIDIPGGRYRSLIYVNNLTDVVITGYDGTIDGQGSVWWDLISTGDLNYSRPHIIELIGSDNITISNLTILNSPSWGIHPVYCRYVQIHNITVHAPPESPHTSGIVPDSSEYICIDKSNISTGHDAIALKSGWDEYGVAYGKPTLNVHISSVYLQSSSGAGLAFGSEMSGGISNIIAEQVHIINSKIGIELKTTKGRGGYMKDILISDTKLENIHLGIGMIGDYGSHPDDKYDPNAMPVVGSITFKNVVGGNVSIAGNFSGIVDSPFAPICLSNVTFSISSESSSPSWFCSNVMGFSEEVFPKPCSDLQSSYSTNIPSCYSYQHHPSSSYVSSV from the exons ATGAAGAGGCTA gTAACTGTGCTTTTACTTATAGCATTCAGCACTGCTCTGGAAAGCAATGGGGATGATCATGGACCATGTAAGAAAATTACATTGGATCCTAGGCCTCACAGCGTGTCAATATTGGAGTTCGGGGCAGTTGGGGATGGAAAAACATTGAATACAGTTGCATTTCAGAATGCAGTTTTTTATGCCAAGTCCTTTGCTGACAAAGGTGGAGCTCAACTGTATGTTCCATCTGGAAAATGGCTTACTGGAAGTTTTAACCTTACAAGTCACCTCACTCTCTTCCTTGAGAAAGGCGCAACCATCATTGCATCACAG GATTATGCGCATTGGAGTGTAGCGGATCCCCTACCTTCTTATGGCCGAGGAATTGATATCCCAGGTGGGAGATATCGTAGCTTGATTTACGTAAATAACTTAACTGATGTGGTAATTACAG GTTATGATGGAACTATTGATGGCCAGGGTTCTGTCTGGTGGGACCTAATCAGTACTGGTGACCTAAATTATAGCAGACCACATATCATAGAACTTATTGGTTCTGATAATATCACAATCTCAAATTTGACAATTTTAAACTCTCCTTCTTGGGGAATCCATCCAGTATATTGCAG GTACGTTCAAATTCATAACATAACAGTGCATGCACCGCCTGAATCCCCTCACACAAGCGGAATAGTTCCAG ATTCTTCTGAGTACATTTGCATTGACAAAAGCAATATTAGCACCGGTCATGATGCAATCGCGTTGAAGAGTGGTTGGGATGAATATGGAGTTGCATATGGCAAACCAACCTTGAATGTCCACATTAGTAGCGTTTACCTACAATCATCATCAGGTGCTGGATTAGCATTCGGAAGCGAGATGTCTGGAGGCATATCCAATATAATTGCAGAGCAGGTTCATATTATCAACTCAAAAATTGGTATTGAACTGAAGACAACTAAGGGTAGAGGTGGCTACATGAAAGACATTTTGATTTCCGACACAAAATTGGAAAACATTCACTTGGGTATCGGCATGATAGGAGACTACGGTTCCCATCCAGATGACAAGTATGATCCTAATGCAATGCCGGTTGTCGGTAGCATTACTTTTAAGAATGTGGTTGGTGGAAATGTTTCTATTGCTGGGAATTTTTCAGGGATAGTTGATTCGCCATTCGCACCTATCTGCCTATCAAATGTGACTTTTTCTATCAGTTCTGagtcatcatcaccttcatggTTCTGTTCTAATGTAATGGGTTTCTCTGAAGAGGTGTTTCCTAAGCCATGTTCTGATCTGCAGAGCTCATATTCAACAAACATTCCCTCTTGCTATTCCTACCAGCATCATCCGTCATCTAGTTATGTCTCGAGCGTGTGA
- the LOC130716949 gene encoding fumarate hydratase 1, mitochondrial: protein MALYVLSRRLSSGSTSTTALALRFVSASRSYSSSSFREERDTFGPIQVPSDKLWGAQTQRSLQNFDIGGPRERMPETIIRAFGILKKCAAKVNMEYGLDPTIAKAVMQAAQEVAEGKLNDHFPLVVWQTGSGTQSNMNANEVIANRAAEILGHKRGEKHVHPNDHVNRSQSSNDTFPTVMHIAAAMEINSRVIPSLKTLHSTLNSKSIEFKDIVKIGRTHTQDATPLTLGQEFSGYTTQVKYGIDRVISTLPHMYQLAQGGTAVGTGLNTKKGFDVKIANAVADETHLPFVTAENKFEALAAHDAFVETSGALNTVATSLMKVANDIRLLGSGPRCGLGELILPENEPGSSIMPGKVNPTQCEALTMVCAQVMGNHVAITVGGSNGHFELNVFKPMMASCLLHSLRLLGDASASFEKNCVRGIQANRERISKLLHESLMLVTSLNPKIGYDNAAAVAKKAHKEGTTLKEAALKLGVLSSEDFDNLVVPEKMIGPSEI from the exons ATGGCGTTGTACGTTTTGTCACGTCGTTTATCATCTGGATCAACCTCCACGACGGCGCTCGCCTTGCGTTTCGTCTCCGCTTCCAGATcctactcctcctcctccttccggGAAGAACGAGATACCTTCGGACCCATCCAAGTTCCCTCCGACAA ATTATGGGGAGCACAGACTCAGCGATCGTTGCAGAACTTCGACATCGGCGGCCCCCGCGAACGCATGCCGGAGACAATCATTCGCGCCTTTGGCATCTTGAAGAAATGCGCTGCCAAG GTGAACATGGAGTACGGCCTTGATCCCACGATTGCGAAAGCGGTTATGCAAGCGGCGCAAGAAGTTGCTGAGGGAAAGCTCAATGATCATTTTCCGCTTGTTGTGTGGCAAACTGGCAGTGGCACTCAGAGTAACATGAATGCTAATGAG GTTATTGCTAATAGAGCTGCAGAGATTCTTGGCCATAAGCGCGGGGAGAAGCATGTGCACCCCAATGATCATGTCAATAGATCTCAATCTTCAAATGATACTTTCCCAACT GTAATGCACATTGCAGCTGCTATGGAGATAAACTCAAGAGTGATCCCCAGCTTGAAAACCTTGCATTCGACACTAAACTCAAAG tCAATTGAATTCAAAGATATTGTCAAGATTGGACGCACACATACTCAAGATGCAACGCCGTTGACTCTTGGACAAGAGTTTAGTGGGTATACTACACAA GTGAAGTATGGTATTGATCGAGTGATTTCTACTTTGCCGCACATGTATCAG CTTGCCCAGGGTGGTACCGCTGTAGGGACTGGATTGAATACGAAGAAGGG GTTTGATGTTAAGATAGCAAATGCAGTAGCTGACGAAACACATCTGCCTTTTGTGACCGCAGAAAATAAGTTCGAGGCCTTG GCTGCCCATGATGCTTTTGTTGAAACTAGTGGAGCCCTCAATACCGTTGCAACTTCTTTAATGAAGGTTGCTAATGATATACGGTTATTAGGAAG TGGTCCCCGTTGTGGTCTTGGTGAACTCATTCTACCTGAAAACGAACCAGGGAGCAGTATTATGCCT GGGAAGGTTAATCCTACCCAGTGCGAGGCTTTGACAATGGTCTGTGCACAG GTCATGGGAAACCATGTTGCAATCACAGTGGGTGGATCAAATGGTCATTTTGAGCTCAATGTGTTCAAGCCAATGATGGCCAGTTGTCTTCTGCAT TCACTGAGACTGCTTGGAGATGCATCCGCTTCCTTCGAAAAGAATTGTGTAAGAGGAATTCAAGCTAATAGGGAAAGAATTTCAAAATTACTGCATGAG TCACTAATGCTTGTCACATCGTTGAACCCA AAAATCGGTTATGACAATGCAGCAGCAGTTGCCAAGAAAGCCCACAAAGAAGGGACTACTCTCAAG GAAGCTGCATTGAAGCTTGGAGTACTGAGCTCTGAAGATTTCGACAATCTTGTGGTGCCTGAAAAAATGATTGGCCCATCTGAGATCTGA
- the LOC130720747 gene encoding kinesin-like protein KIN-14I: MAALSFSVASVVENVLQQHGRLKDLDLESRKAEEAAFRRYEAAGWLRKMVGVVAAKDLPAEPSEEEFRLGLRSGIILCNVLNKVQPGAVPKVVESPVDSAQIPDGAPLSAFQYFENVRNFLDAIQEIGIPTFEASDLEQGGKSAWVVNSVMALKSYSEWKQTGADGVWKFGGTIKPTISSKSFVRKNSEPFTNSLSRNSSCSEKSLTAFTSDVESNKMSGSYSLGMLVRAILLDKKPEEVPMLVESVLNKVVEEFEHRIASQGEQPKTTSRAPVSQSNGSMSKFVMADKKANNKIPVVTKKDEFSHKKHVADKDSQRQLLKQKMLFDQHQNDIQALKHTIHTTKAGMQFMQMKFHEEFSNLGMHIHGLAHAASGYHRVLEENRKLYNQVQDLKGSIRVYCRVRPFLSRQSNYLSSVDSIEDGTITINVPSKNGKGRRSFNFNKVFGPSAAQAEVFSDMQPLIRSVLDGFNVCIFAYGQTGSGKTYTMTGPKEITEKSQGVNYRALSDLFLTADQRKGTFRYDVSVQMIEIYNEQVRDLLVSDGTNKRLEIRSNSHKGLSVPDASLVPVSSTHDVIELMNLGQRNRAVGATALNDRSSRSHSCLTVHVQGRDLTSGAVLRGCMHLVDLAGSERVDKSEATGDRLKEAQHINKSLSALGDVIASLAQKNNHVPYRNSKLTQLLQDSLGGQAKTLMFVHISPEVDAVGETISTLKFAERVATVELGAARVNKDGADVKELKEQIANLKAALARKEEESEHSLSGSSGKYGRTASELSPYHANQWGEDIGCQQPMVGVGNTELHHNTPLRKKNQSFDFDEMSTNSEIHSNTTPLRKKTQSFDFDEISTNSPPWPPVKSPGQNSGEDDKETGSGDWVDKVMVNKQDAGKTANILGCWEEDNEQMSEVFYQKYLQDSSKTYSERPYNTFMGGNKFNIAGSDDMDDLDAATSDSSEPDLLWQFNHSKLTSIANGNGSKARKPISKSAKSPELSKNSIHSSSLGPSPSRKQTNGGVSHRTGRHPAPIDMKRKTGSRK, encoded by the exons ATGGCGGCATTGTCGTTTTCAGTGGCGTCAGTGGTGGAGAATGTGCTTCAACAGCATGGTCGCCTCAAGGATCTTGATTTGGAATCTAGAaaagcagaagaagctg CATTCAGAAGGTATGAAGCGGCAGGGTGGCTGAGAAAAATGGTTGGAGTTGTTGCTGCTAAAGATTTACCAGCAGAGCCCTCTGAGGAAGAGTTTAGGCTTGGTTTGAGGAGTGGGATCATTCTCTGCAATGTTCTAAACAAGGTTCAACCAGGTGCTGTACCCAAG GTTGTGGAGAGTCCTGTTGATTCTGCACAAATCCCTGATGGAGCACCCTTATCGGCATTTCAGTATTTTGAAAATGTGAGGAACTTTCTGGATGCTATCCAGGAAATTGGAATTCCTACCTTTGAGGCTTCTGATCTGGAACAA GGAGGAAAATCAGCCTGGGTTGTTAACAGTGTCATGGCCCTTAAATCCTATAGTGAATGGAAACAAACTGGTGCTGATGGTGTGTGGAAATTTGGTGGAACTATCAAGCCAACAATATCTTCAAAATCTTTTGTGAGAAAAAACTCAGAGCCATTTACTAATTCCTTGTCAAGGAACTCGTCCTGCAGTGAAAAATCTCTCACTGCTTTTACCTCTGATGTTGAGTCTAATAAAATG TCTGGTTCTTATTCTTTGGGTATGCTTGTTCGTGCAATACTGTTAGATAAGAAGCCAGAAGAAGTTCCAATG TTAGTTGAATCTGTCTTAAATAAGGTTGTAGAGGAGTTTGAGCATCGCATAGCAAGCCAAGGTGAACAG CCAAAAACAACTTCAAGGGCTCCTGTGTCCCAAAGCAATGGATCTATGTCAAAGTTTGTTATGGCAGATAAAAAG GCGAATAACAAGATTCCTGTGGTAACAAAGAAAGATGAATTCAGCCATAAAAAACATGTTGCTGACAAGGATTCGCAAAGACAACTTCTGAAGCAGAAAATGCTCTTTGATCAACACCAGAATGATATTCAA GCACTAAAGCATACAATTCACACCACCAAAGCTGGAATGCAGTTCATGCAGATGAAATTTCATGAGGAGTTCTCCAATCTAG GCATGCACATTCATGGCTTAGCTCATGCTGCTTCTGGGTATCATAGAGTTCTTGAAGAAAATCGCAAACTATACAATCAAGTCCAGGATCTTAAGG GAAGTATTAGGGTGTACTGTAGAGTAAGGCCCTTCTTATCTAGGCAATCAAATTATTTGAGCTCAGTGGATAGTATAGAAGATGGAACTATCACAATTAATGTTCCTTCAAAGAATGGGAAAGGGCGCAGATCCTTCAACTTCAACAAAGTCTTTGGACCATCTGCAGCTCAAG CGGAGGTCTTCTCCGATATGCAGCCACTCATTAGGTCCGTTCTTGATGGATTTAATGTTTGCATATTTGCTTATGGCCAAACAGGATCAGGAAAAACTTACACTATG ACCGGACCGAAAGAGATTACAGAAAAAAGCCAAGGTGTAAATTACAGGGCTCTGAGTGATTTGTTTCTTACAGCAGATCAAAGAAAGGGCACTTTTCGCTATGATGTGTCTGTTCAAATGATTGAGATTTATAATGAGCAAGTCAGGGATCTGTTGGTTTCTGATGGAACAAACAAAAG ATTAGAAATTCGTAGTAATTCTCATAAAGGACTCAGTGTACCAGATGCAAGCCTTGTCCCAGTATCATCAACACATGATGTTATTGAACTGATGAACCTGGGCCAAAGGAACCGTGCAGTTGGAGCAACAGCTCTTAATGACCGTAGTAGCCGATCTCACAG TTGCTTGACTGTTCATGTTCAAGGAAGAGACTTGACATCCGGAGCGGTCCTACGAGGATGCATGCATCTGGTTGACTTGGCGGGAAGTGAGAGGGTTGATAAATCTGAGGCCACAGGAGATAGACTGAAAGAGGCACAGCATATTAACAAATCTCTTTCAGCTCTGGGTGATGTCATTGCTTCCCTTGCTCAGAAAAACAACCATGTCCCTTACAGAAATAGCAAACTCACACAACTACTTCAAGATTCACTTG GAGGACAGGCCAAGACACTAATGTTTGTGCACATAAGTCCAGAGGTTGATGCTGTTGGAGAAACAATTAGCACCTTAAAATTTGCAGAAAGAGTTGCAACAGTTGAACTTGGTGCTGCTCGAGTAAACAAGGACGGGGCAGATGTCAAAGAGCTCAAAGAACAG ATTGCCAACCTTAAGGCTGCATTggcaagaaaggaagaagaatcAGAACATTCTTTGTCTGGCAGCTCTGGAAAATATGGGAGAACAGCTAGTGAGCTATCACCTTATCATGCAAACCAGTGGGGTGAGGATATTGGGTGCCAGCAACCTATGGTTGGTGTAGGCAACACAGAG CTTCACCATAATACCccattaaggaaaaaaaatcagagctttgattttgatgagatgTCAACAAATTCAGAGATTCACAGTAATACCACCCCATTAAGGAAAAAAACTCAGAgctttgattttgatgagataTCAACGAATTCACCACCCTGGCCCCCAGTGAAAAGTCCAGGACAAAACTCTGGGGAAGATGATAAAGAAACTGGTTCTGGAGACTGGGTTGATAAAGTCATGGTAAACAAGCAAGATGCAGGAAAAACCGCGAACATCTTAGGGTGTTGGGAAGAAGATAATGAGCAAATGTCCGAGGTCTTTTATCAGAAATATCTCCAAGATTCTTCCAAAACTTACTCGGAACGACCATACAACACGTTCATGGGTGGCAACAAGTTCAACATTGCGGGTTCAGATGACATGGATGATCTTGATGCTGCAACCAGTGATTCCTCAGAACCTGACTTACTTTGGCAATTTAATCATTCCAAACTTACCAGCATAGCCAATGGCAATGGATCAAAGGCTAGGAAACCTATCTCAAAGTCAGCAAAAAGCCCAGAATTGAG CAAGAACAGtattcattcttcttctcttggTCCTTCACCTTCACGCAAACAAACAAATGGTGGTGTCTCACATCGAACAGGAAGGCATCCAGCTCCAATTGACATGAAACGTAAGACTGGAAGTAGAAAGTAA